Proteins from a genomic interval of Lathamus discolor isolate bLatDis1 chromosome 19, bLatDis1.hap1, whole genome shotgun sequence:
- the SMIM29 gene encoding small integral membrane protein 29 translates to MSNATAPTAPGAAGDSLVGYVLGPFVLVTLLGAVLAAVMYIQKKRRFDRLRHRLLPMYSYDPAEELQESEQELLVQAEDARVVPGWGGAAPLRPLRGDWKA, encoded by the exons ATGAGCAACGCCACGGCCCCCACGGCCCCGGGCGCGGCGGGGGACTCGCTGGTGGGCTACGTCCTGGGACCCTTCGTCCTCGTCACCCTCCTCGGCGCCGTCCTGGCCGCG GTGATGTACATCCAGAAGAAGCGGAG GTTCGACCGGTTGCGGCACCGCCTGCTGCCCATGTACAGCTACGACCCGGCCGAGGAGCTGCAGGAGtcggagcaggagctgctggtgcaggcGGAGGATGCCCGG GTGGTGCCCGGCTGGGGGGGGGCTGCACCCCTCCGGCCCCTGCGCGGGGACTGGAAGGCTTGA
- the HMGA1 gene encoding high mobility group protein HMG-I/HMG-Y isoform X4, protein MSESSAKSSQPLASKGEKDVSEKRGRGRPRKKPQEPSEAPTPKRPRGRPKGSKNKATPKGRKAAVTPGRKPRGRPKKSQDEEEVNISQESSEEEQ, encoded by the exons ATGAGCGAATCCAGCGCCAAATCCAGCCAGCCCCTGGCTTCCAAAGGGGAGAAGGACGTGTCGGAGAAGAGGGGCCGGGGGCGACCCAGGAAGAAGCCGCAG GAGCCCAGTGAGGCCCCGACCCCCAAGAGACCCCGCGGACGGCCGAAGGGCAGTAAAAACAAGGCCACCCCGAAAGGCAGG AAAGCCGCAGTCACACCAGGGAGGAAACCTCGAGGACGACCCAAAAAGTCG caggatgaagaggaggtGAACATTTCCCAGGAGTCATCCGAGGAGGAGCAGTGA
- the HMGA1 gene encoding high mobility group protein HMG-I/HMG-Y isoform X1, producing the protein MSESSAKSSQPLASKGEKDVSEKRGRGRPRKKPQQEPSEAPTPKRPRGRPKGSKNKATPKGRKAAVTPGRKPRGRPKKSQQDEEEVNISQESSEEEQ; encoded by the exons ATGAGCGAATCCAGCGCCAAATCCAGCCAGCCCCTGGCTTCCAAAGGGGAGAAGGACGTGTCGGAGAAGAGGGGCCGGGGGCGACCCAGGAAGAAGCCGCAG CAGGAGCCCAGTGAGGCCCCGACCCCCAAGAGACCCCGCGGACGGCCGAAGGGCAGTAAAAACAAGGCCACCCCGAAAGGCAGG AAAGCCGCAGTCACACCAGGGAGGAAACCTCGAGGACGACCCAAAAAGTCG cagcaggatgaagaggaggtGAACATTTCCCAGGAGTCATCCGAGGAGGAGCAGTGA
- the HMGA1 gene encoding high mobility group protein HMG-I/HMG-Y isoform X2: protein MSESSAKSSQPLASKGEKDVSEKRGRGRPRKKPQEPSEAPTPKRPRGRPKGSKNKATPKGRKAAVTPGRKPRGRPKKSQQDEEEVNISQESSEEEQ from the exons ATGAGCGAATCCAGCGCCAAATCCAGCCAGCCCCTGGCTTCCAAAGGGGAGAAGGACGTGTCGGAGAAGAGGGGCCGGGGGCGACCCAGGAAGAAGCCGCAG GAGCCCAGTGAGGCCCCGACCCCCAAGAGACCCCGCGGACGGCCGAAGGGCAGTAAAAACAAGGCCACCCCGAAAGGCAGG AAAGCCGCAGTCACACCAGGGAGGAAACCTCGAGGACGACCCAAAAAGTCG cagcaggatgaagaggaggtGAACATTTCCCAGGAGTCATCCGAGGAGGAGCAGTGA
- the HMGA1 gene encoding high mobility group protein HMG-I/HMG-Y isoform X3 gives MSESSAKSSQPLASKGEKDVSEKRGRGRPRKKPQQEPSEAPTPKRPRGRPKGSKNKATPKGRKAAVTPGRKPRGRPKKSQDEEEVNISQESSEEEQ, from the exons ATGAGCGAATCCAGCGCCAAATCCAGCCAGCCCCTGGCTTCCAAAGGGGAGAAGGACGTGTCGGAGAAGAGGGGCCGGGGGCGACCCAGGAAGAAGCCGCAG CAGGAGCCCAGTGAGGCCCCGACCCCCAAGAGACCCCGCGGACGGCCGAAGGGCAGTAAAAACAAGGCCACCCCGAAAGGCAGG AAAGCCGCAGTCACACCAGGGAGGAAACCTCGAGGACGACCCAAAAAGTCG caggatgaagaggaggtGAACATTTCCCAGGAGTCATCCGAGGAGGAGCAGTGA